In Ruminococcus sp. HUN007, a genomic segment contains:
- a CDS encoding GGDEF domain-containing protein, whose translation MEKRSLNKRILLITDILMPFLAVALVLLAYFIFSPPSSHVLKPSIDMMTGWISEDGKEYSLYDLPAGDKVLTRNISSIDKYNQSLCLKTDDTWIEIEFDGQTAYRYAPEQAPAYGASYGLYIHMVSIPYDANEITLKLHPIYDGRLPVVSSVCIEESSVFIADIYHQGSFCFLICMIMFAFGIVMFIMGFTSRELNATKMLNFFALGSFSMLVAMWSANDTYLLQTYTNHPECVKMLAYISLVFIPYPPVSFLASATHNRNSKFQPVLAVMVAVDLAANIVLSSSGIADPHSLLYLSHINIAASMIMVINLIVTAIKKKKTSAIFVRMTLIGMTAAIIGVATDMARYWMNRDSGESASTFTQLGVLIFIFSEGVYLIRERGRLAVERKRAELMEKMAYTDGLTELANRAAFHEKEKNIRKNKMPCVIVQLDINFLKTVNDVYGHAEGDRHIIAAANCIKEGFSGKGICFRTGGDEFVVIADYAEDKAIDEMIETMTSSAEDYNEKEKPPIPLAIAYGYAPYDPEKDDFDDVEKIADQRMYENKKTMKAEREI comes from the coding sequence ATGGAAAAAAGATCTTTAAATAAAAGAATACTGCTCATTACGGATATTCTTATGCCTTTTCTTGCGGTTGCTCTGGTACTCTTAGCATATTTTATCTTCTCGCCTCCGAGCAGTCACGTGCTCAAACCATCGATTGACATGATGACAGGATGGATAAGCGAAGACGGTAAGGAATATTCACTTTATGATCTTCCGGCAGGTGATAAGGTGCTTACGCGGAACATAAGCAGTATTGATAAATATAATCAGAGCTTATGCCTGAAAACCGATGACACCTGGATCGAAATTGAATTTGACGGTCAGACAGCATACCGGTATGCACCTGAACAGGCTCCAGCCTACGGGGCATCATACGGATTATATATCCACATGGTATCAATTCCGTATGACGCAAATGAGATAACGCTTAAACTTCACCCTATTTACGACGGAAGACTACCGGTCGTGTCATCAGTCTGTATTGAGGAATCATCTGTTTTCATCGCAGATATTTATCACCAGGGATCCTTCTGCTTCTTAATTTGCATGATCATGTTTGCTTTCGGCATAGTAATGTTTATAATGGGATTTACTTCCCGCGAGCTCAACGCGACAAAAATGCTGAATTTCTTCGCACTCGGATCTTTTTCAATGCTGGTGGCAATGTGGTCAGCCAATGACACTTATCTGCTTCAGACATATACCAACCATCCGGAATGTGTGAAGATGCTTGCATATATCAGTCTGGTATTTATTCCATATCCACCGGTATCATTTCTGGCAAGTGCCACACACAACAGAAATTCAAAGTTTCAGCCTGTTCTGGCAGTGATGGTCGCTGTTGATCTCGCAGCCAATATCGTACTTTCGTCGTCAGGTATAGCTGATCCTCACAGCCTGCTTTACCTTTCACATATTAACATTGCCGCTTCGATGATCATGGTCATCAACCTTATTGTAACTGCAATAAAGAAAAAAAAGACAAGTGCAATATTTGTCCGTATGACACTTATAGGTATGACTGCTGCGATAATCGGTGTTGCGACAGATATGGCGCGCTACTGGATGAACCGGGACAGCGGCGAAAGCGCAAGTACATTTACTCAGCTTGGTGTTCTTATATTTATCTTCTCAGAGGGCGTATACCTTATCAGAGAACGAGGCAGACTTGCAGTTGAACGCAAGCGTGCTGAGCTCATGGAGAAAATGGCATACACAGACGGTCTTACAGAACTGGCAAACCGTGCGGCATTTCACGAAAAGGAAAAAAATATCCGCAAAAACAAAATGCCGTGCGTTATCGTCCAGCTTGACATAAACTTTCTGAAAACTGTAAATGACGTTTACGGTCATGCAGAAGGCGACAGACATATTATCGCGGCCGCAAACTGCATCAAAGAAGGATTTTCAGGTAAAGGCATATGCTTCCGTACCGGCGGCGACGAATTTGTTGTTATTGCAGACTACGCAGAAGATAAAGCCATAGATGAAATGATCGAAACAATGACTTCATCTGCTGAAGATTACAACGAAAAGGAAAAACCACCGATTCCGCTTGCAATTGCCTACGGATATGCTCCATACGATCCGGAAAAAGATGACTTTGATGATGTCGAAAAAATCGCCGACCAGCGTATGTACGAAAACAAAAAGACAATGAAAGCTGAAAGGGAAATATAA